The following DNA comes from Ignavibacteria bacterium.
TTCAGCTTTTTGTTTTCATTCAGATATGTAAGCGCCCAGTATTTCCAGTATGCAATATGTCTGACAATCTGCCAGATACCATGTCTTTCAGGGGATGGTTTGTATAATGCCTGCTGCATGTTAAGACCTTCGATCTGTTTCAGCAGGCTTGCCTGCCAGAAGTTCTTGCCATGAGTGAATTGTTCAATATCGTTTAAATAAGCTGCTGAGGGATTCATATAAATTACCCTTAAATTTTGGATGAAGTATTAAAAATCTGACCCGAATATTCTATGATATTCTCAAAAATAAGCAAAAATTAGCATTAATTCAATTGATTTATGAATAAAGGAAGTACTTTATTAAGGCTTATTGATGCAGATGCAGCGGTAAGAAGTACTTCTTCGTGAGAAGCCGCTTCGGTTAAATTTTCTTTTAACAGGTTGGTGATAACGGAAACGGCAAGAATATTAATTCCGCTATCATTTGCGCAAATGACCTCCGGAACGGTTGACATTCCTGCAGCATCAAGCTTTATTTTTTTCTGCATTCTTATTTCGGCTTTAGTCTCATAAGTAGGACCAGTATAGCAGCCGTAAGTCCCTTCATGCAGCTTTACTGCAGCCTGTTTACAGGCATTTATGAATTTATTCTTAAGCTCTGTGTTGTAAAAATTCCGGTTAACAAAAAGAGTGCCGAATTTCAGTTTTTCTATGAAATTAATGTGTGAATTTATCAGCATAAGATCACCTGCCCTGAAGTTATCATTCAAACCCCCTGCTGCATTTGTAACAAAAATATTTTTTACTCCGTAATCAGTTGCAGTTTTTATATTTGCCGTAATTTCTTCCAGGCTCCAGCCTTCATAAAAGTGTTTCCTGCCCTTAAAAACCAGTATTTCTTTCCCCGAAACACAGCCGCTGTAAATCACCTTGTGGTGAACACCACTATTATCTTCAAACAGCACTTTTTTGCTGGTAATAATATTTTCATCGAGCTCAATGCCTGAGCCCAGTATTAATCCAAGTGATATATTGCTATTTTTTATCAATTTATATGAATAATACTTTTTATGTTTCAAAATAATTTTATTTTTTGCAAATTTACACGATAAAATACAGTATATTGCATTGAAAATACGCTGTATTTAACAAATTGTAACAAATGCTTTAAAATTGAAACAATAAGTTATTATTATCTGTTAAAATTATTAAGCATTTTATTATAAACCAGATCAATTAATTAGTGACCGAATCCAGTATCTCAAAAGCCCAGGAATACCTGGAAAAAGCTTACAAGCTTCAAATGGATGGCAATTATGAAGAGGCTATAAGAAACTATAAACTTTCTATTGAGTTCTTTCCAACAGCCGAAGCGCACACATTTTTAGGCTGGGCATATAGTTTTTTAGGTGATCTTGACCGTGCAATAGAAGAATGTAAAGTGGCTATAGAAATTGACCCTGACTATGGAAATCCTTATAATGATATAGGTTCATACCTCATACAGCAGGCGCAGTATGATGAAGCCATTACATGGCTTGAAATGGCGCTGAAGGCTAAAAGGTATGATTCATTCCATTATGCACACCTGAATCTTGGCAGAGCATATGAATTAAAAGGCTTATGGTTTGAAGCGCTTGAAGAATATAAAACAGCTATGGGAATGTCTCCCAAATATGAGCTTGCCAAAAAGCTTTACTATACATTACAGGGTAAATTAAACTAAAATTTATATGAATTTTCTGAAAAATGAGCTGAAACATAAAGGATTCTACCCGTTCGTATTCCTTTTTTCGCTGCTTATAGCATCCGCTGTTTTCCAAAGCTGCGAACAGTCAAACATTTTTTCAGATAAAGATGATGTTGAGCTTGGCGAACAGTTCGATAAGGAAATAAAAGCCAACCCAAAAGAATTCCCGATGCTGCAGGGACACCAGGAAGTTAAGGATTATGTAACTTCAATGGGCAAGGAAATCCTGAACTCACCAAAGATCAAAAAAAGAAATATTTACCCGTACCAGTTCCAGGTCATAGATGATACAATTATCAACGCATTCTGCACACCGGGCGGATATGTTTACATATATACAGGATTAATGAAATTCCTTGATAATGAATCAGGCTTAGCCGGTGTTGTAGGCCATGAAATAGCGCATGCTGAGCGCAGGCACGTAACACAGCGCTTAACTGCTTACTACGGTGTAAGCATGCTTCTCAGCTTTATTCTTGGCGGAAATCCAAGCCTGCTTGCTGAAATTGCAGCGAATTTATTCGTAGGACTGGCATTCCTTAAAAATTCACGTGATGATGAAACTGAAGCAGATTATTACTCGATCCAATATTTAAAATCCACCAAATGGTACCCGGGCGGAATTACATTCTTCTTTGATAAGATCAAGGAAGAACAGCGTAAAAAAGGAACTACACCCGGTGATCTTGACAGGCTGCTATCCACACATCCCCTGCCTAATGACAGGATCACTTTTGTGAATAAGGAACTCGGCAAAATGAATCCAAAGCCTGACCCGACCAAGGGTCTGTATACAGATGAATACCAGGCTATGAAACAAAAGCTGCCCTCACGCTAATTGTTTTTTCTTAACCAAAAATTATTCAGAAAAAATGTTTAACAGATCACTACTGAAGCTTATTATTTTATTTTTTATATTCACATCTGCGGCATTTTCACAGGGAAGCGATAAAGTCATTGATGACTTTACCTATAAATTCAGTTTCAAAATGCCTGCAGGCTGGGAAATGAAGGATATGAAGGAGACAACAGATAAGGACGCAATATCTTATTCATTTGAATCTCCTGATAAAAAAATGACAATTATGCTCTTAGCCTTCAAGCTTAACAGCGTTAAGAATATTGACGACTTCATTTATAACCTGGAAAAAGACATTTCGCTAAACATCCCGACAAAAAGCGGCGATTACAGCGAGCAGGATTTCGGCAAATATGATATGAAGAATGCGCACTATAAGGATAATAAGTTCGATGAGACAATTTATTACTTCCGCACCAAGCTTCCTGATGCTCCATTTAATTATGTTTACATGGTGAGGTTCATTACAGAAGTTAAGGATTACACCGCAGAAAAAGAAACTGAAATTAAAAATATTTCATCAACATTTACACCAACAGCAGAATAAAAATAAAAACATTATGAGCGTAAAACCAATACCTGACGGCTTTTCAAACGTTATACCGTTTCTTGTCTGCAAAGATACCGATAAAGTGATCGATTTCTGCAAGAAGGTATTTGGCGCAAAAGAATCACACATTTCACGTGATGATAAAGGCATTATAATGCATGCAACTATTCATATTCGCGATAATGCGATTATGTTAAGCGAAGGCAGCGAACGCTACCCCGCTCAGCCGGCAATGCTGTATATTTATACCGATAACTGCGATGAATATTACAAACGCGCTATAGATGCAGGCGGAGTGTCACTTCGTGAACCCACCGATGAATTCTACGGTGACAGGTCCTGCGGCATAGCAGATTCTTCAGGCAATCAGTGGTGGATAGCCACACACACAGAAGATGTTTCAGATGAAGAGCTTATCAAGCGGCAGCAGCAGATGAAACACTGATCTTATAAATTACAATTGTAACGTGAACCCGTCAGTTGAAAAACCGGCGGGTTTTTCTTTTTAGTTCACTTATTCACTTTTATTAAAATACATTAACACTTAATTTTGAAACATGGAAAATTTACAAAAAGAATTTCTGGAAAGCTCTGTGTATTACTTTTGGCAGAACTGTTCAAGAATAGAAAAGTGCTTCTCTGAACTAAGCGAAGAGGAGATCTGGGAACACCCTAACGGCTCAACTAACAGTATTGCTAACCTTACCCTTCACCTTTGCGGGAATATAACACAATATATAATTTCAACGCTTGGAAATAACAAAGACCTTCGCGACCGCGATGGTGAATTTTCTGCTGATAAAAATTTCACTAAAGCAGAGCTGCTTCATAAACTGAAAGAAGTCACCAAAAACGCTGCTGCCGTGGCAGAAGGCTTGAGCCGCGAACAGCTTTTAGCCCAATACAGTGTGCAGGGCTTTCAAAAAAGCGGGGTTGCGATTGTAGTTCATGTTACCGAACATTACTCCTACCACACAGGACAAATTGTATTACATACCAAGATACTGAAAGATATTGATAC
Coding sequences within:
- a CDS encoding purine-nucleoside phosphorylase, whose product is MIKNSNISLGLILGSGIELDENIITSKKVLFEDNSGVHHKVIYSGCVSGKEILVFKGRKHFYEGWSLEEITANIKTATDYGVKNIFVTNAAGGLNDNFRAGDLMLINSHINFIEKLKFGTLFVNRNFYNTELKNKFINACKQAAVKLHEGTYGCYTGPTYETKAEIRMQKKIKLDAAGMSTVPEVICANDSGINILAVSVITNLLKENLTEAASHEEVLLTAASASISLNKVLPLFINQLN
- a CDS encoding tetratricopeptide repeat protein — protein: MDGNYEEAIRNYKLSIEFFPTAEAHTFLGWAYSFLGDLDRAIEECKVAIEIDPDYGNPYNDIGSYLIQQAQYDEAITWLEMALKAKRYDSFHYAHLNLGRAYELKGLWFEALEEYKTAMGMSPKYELAKKLYYTLQGKLN
- a CDS encoding M48 family metalloprotease; protein product: MNFLKNELKHKGFYPFVFLFSLLIASAVFQSCEQSNIFSDKDDVELGEQFDKEIKANPKEFPMLQGHQEVKDYVTSMGKEILNSPKIKKRNIYPYQFQVIDDTIINAFCTPGGYVYIYTGLMKFLDNESGLAGVVGHEIAHAERRHVTQRLTAYYGVSMLLSFILGGNPSLLAEIAANLFVGLAFLKNSRDDETEADYYSIQYLKSTKWYPGGITFFFDKIKEEQRKKGTTPGDLDRLLSTHPLPNDRITFVNKELGKMNPKPDPTKGLYTDEYQAMKQKLPSR
- a CDS encoding VOC family protein produces the protein MSVKPIPDGFSNVIPFLVCKDTDKVIDFCKKVFGAKESHISRDDKGIIMHATIHIRDNAIMLSEGSERYPAQPAMLYIYTDNCDEYYKRAIDAGGVSLREPTDEFYGDRSCGIADSSGNQWWIATHTEDVSDEELIKRQQQMKH
- a CDS encoding DUF1572 family protein; translated protein: MENLQKEFLESSVYYFWQNCSRIEKCFSELSEEEIWEHPNGSTNSIANLTLHLCGNITQYIISTLGNNKDLRDRDGEFSADKNFTKAELLHKLKEVTKNAAAVAEGLSREQLLAQYSVQGFQKSGVAIVVHVTEHYSYHTGQIVLHTKILKDIDTGFYKGIDLNKKNT